Part of the Terriglobia bacterium genome, TTTCCTCCGCCATCGGCGTGATCTTCACCACCTTGCGCACCGCGGACCGCGCCACGATCCAATCCGCTCTCGCCGGCAAGACCGACCGGGCGCTTCACGAAGTGCTGCCTCCGGCTGAAGTGAGGAAAGTGGCAATCTCCTTCCACTTCTTTCCGGAGGAGATCGATAAAAACACGCCGGCCTTCAAGTCGGATGAAAAGCTCTACCCGGATCTCAGAGACCAGAAGAGATCGCGAGTCGCATTTCACTTTTTCAAGCGGACAATTGATATTCTCGGCAGCCTTGTAGCCCTGATCATTTTCTCCCCTCTGTTTCTGGTCATCTCGATTTCGGTCAAGCTCACCTCAAACGGTCCCGTGCTTTTCAAGCAGCGCAGAATCGGAAAGTTCGGCAAGGAGTTTGCATTTCTGAAGTTCCGGACCATGCATGTGAACACCAGCCATGAGATCCACGAACAGTACATCCGGAAACTCATCGAGCAGGATAAGGGTATCGCCGCGGCGGGCAAAGCAGGCCCCGTCTATAAGATTGTCAACGACCCGCGGGTCACCCGGATCGGACACTTTCTCAGGAAATCCAGCCTGGATGAACTTCCCCAATTCCTGAACGTCCTGAAAGGGGACATGAGTCTCGTAGGCCCCCGCCCGCCGATCCCCTACGAGGTCACCCATTACCGATCCTGGCACAAGCGTCGCGTGATTGAGGTAAAACCGGGCATCACCGGCCTCTGGCAGGTCTATGGCCGGAGCAAGACGACGTTCGATGAGATGGTGCGTTTGGACATACGGTACATCAAAAACCAATCCGGCTGGCTCGACTTCAAGATCGTGCTGAAAACCCCGGGTGCGGTTTTCTCCGGCTCGGGCGCCTACTAGCCCAGCCTATTCCTGAATGGCAAATATAGATTTATGGACGTCAAAACACGCAGACGCACGTCGATAATCTTTACTTTGTCAGCGAGCAGGAGCTTTTGCCGCCGTGCTTGCCGGGAACGGGCTGTCGAGCGCTCGTGGATTCCGGGCATCCGCTTACCACTTACATGCGCGAGCATTCGACAGCCCGTTCCCGACAAGCACGATCAGCGCGAAGCGCTGACCCCTGCGGGGCGGCAAAAGCTCCTGCCCGCGTCCGTCAGCGTCCAATTCCCTCGTTTTTCTTCTTTCCATCAAGCTTCATGAATATTTCAGGTTAGTGTTCATGCTTTTCCCAGCGTCCTCAGCTTCTTCTGCAGTGATATTTATCTCGGGAGCATTCTCATGTTATCCATTGGCGTTATAGGTTACGGATATTGGGGACCCAATATTGTCCGAAACTTCCAGAACGTCAACCGCGGCTGCGTCAAAGTAATCTGTGATCTCAACCCCAAAGCCCTGGAACGTGCGCAGAAGAGCAGCCCCGGCATCGAGACCACCTCCGACTGCCGTGACGTCTGCACGCGCCGCGACATCGACGCGGTCGCGGTGATCACCCCGGTCTCGACGCACTACCCGCTCGTCAAGAAAGCCCTGGAAAACGGCAAGCACGTTTTCGTGGAGAAACCTTTTACGAACAGCATCGCCGAAGCCGAGGAACTGATCGAGCTTGCCGAAAAGAAAAACCTCAACATCATGGTGGACCACACTTTTCTTTTCACCGGCGCGGTCAAGAAGATCAAAGAGCTGATCGACCAGGACGTGCTCGGGACTCTTTACTACTACGACTCCACCCGCGTGAATCTCGGCTTGTTCCAGACCGACGTCAATGTGATCTGGGACCTCGCCCCGCACGACTTCTCCATCATGCAATATCTCATCCCGGGCAAGCCGGAAGCGGTCGTGGCGACCGGTGAGAAGCATGTGAACGGCATCGAGGACGTCGCTTATATCACTGTCTACTTTTCCAAGAATGTCATCGCCCACTTCAACGTCAATTGGCTGTCGCCGGTAAAGGTTCGGAGCACGCTGATCGGCGGCGAGAAAAAGATGCTGGTCTGGAACGATCTCGAGGCGGACGAGAAGATCAAGATCTACGACAAGGGTGTAAAGACAGCGACCGGGGAACATGTGTATGACCTGCTCGTGAGCTATCGCATGGGGGACATCTGGTCGCCGCGCATTGACCAGATCGAAGCCCTGAAAGTCGAGACCCAGTACTTCGTCGACTGTGTCGAAAAAGGCGAGAGGCCCTTCAACGACGGCATGGCCGGCCTGAACGTGGTCAGGATGCTGGAAGCCGCCGGCAAGTCGCTGTCGCAAAAGGGAGGGATCGTGAATTTATGAGCGAATACCAGTGCATCGCCCCCGACGTAAAGTTGGGCCAGAACGTAAAGATGTCGAAGTTCATCAATCTGTACGGCTGCACCATCGGCGACAACGTCAAGCTAGGCGCCTTCGTCGAGATCCAGAAGAACGCCTTCATCGGCAACAACTGCAAGATCTCGAGCCACACGTTCATTTGCGAAGGCGTCACGATCGAGGACGACGTCTTCATCGGCCACAGCGTAGCCTTCATCAATGACACCTACCCGCGCGCCACCACCGCCGGCCAACTCCAGACGGAGTCCGACTGGAAAGTAGAAAAGACATTGGTAAAGCGAGGCGCATCCATAGGGAGCGGCGCCACCATCCTCGCCAAAGTAACGATAGGCGAGAACGCCATAGTCGGCGCTGGCGCCATCGTAACAAAGGATGTCCCCGCCAACACAATCGTGGCCGGCAACCCAGCAAAAATCCTCCGCCGCGTTGACAAATAAGAAGTCTTTCTCTGCGCCCTCTGCGCTCTCTGCGCTGAGATGTTTTTCAGGAGATAAATAACATGCCAATCCCAATCCCATTCCTAGACCTGATAACCCCTCATAAAGAACTCGAACAAGAATTAATGGAGGCAGTACGCAACACGATAAGAACCGCCCATTTCATAGGCGGCCCTGAGGTCGAAGGCTTCGAAAAAGAATTCGCCACCTTCTGCCAGACAATGCATTGCGTCGGGGTCTCCAGCGGCACCGACGCCGTCCGCTTCGCCCTGATGGCCGCCGGGGTAGGGAAGGGCGACATCGTAGTCACCGTCCCGAACACCTTCATCGCCACCACCGAAGCCATCACCCAGGCTGGCGCCACGATCGCCTTCGTCGACATCGACGAGCGCACATACAACATGGACCCCGAAAAGCTGCGCCAGTATCTCGAGTCCCATCCAGACGCCCCGATAAAGGCAGTCTTACCGGTCCACCTCTACGGCCAGATGGCCAACATGGACCCGATCCTGGAGCTTGCGGAGAAGCATAACCTGATGGTCATCGAGGACTCCTGCCAGGCCCACGGCGCCGAGTATTTCTCGAGAAAAGAAAACCGCTGGTGCCGCGCCGGCTCGATGGGCAAAGCCGCCGCCTTCAGCTTCTACCCCGGCAAAAACCTGGGTGCCTGCGGCGAAGCCGGCGCCGTGACGACGAACGACCCGGCGATTGCGCAGAAAATCAGGATGCTCCGCGACCACGGCCAAGCCAAGAAGTACTTCCACGACATGGAGGGCTACAACGGCCGTCTCGATGCGATACAGGCAGGTATGCTGAGAATTAAATTGCGTCA contains:
- a CDS encoding Gfo/Idh/MocA family oxidoreductase, giving the protein MLSIGVIGYGYWGPNIVRNFQNVNRGCVKVICDLNPKALERAQKSSPGIETTSDCRDVCTRRDIDAVAVITPVSTHYPLVKKALENGKHVFVEKPFTNSIAEAEELIELAEKKNLNIMVDHTFLFTGAVKKIKELIDQDVLGTLYYYDSTRVNLGLFQTDVNVIWDLAPHDFSIMQYLIPGKPEAVVATGEKHVNGIEDVAYITVYFSKNVIAHFNVNWLSPVKVRSTLIGGEKKMLVWNDLEADEKIKIYDKGVKTATGEHVYDLLVSYRMGDIWSPRIDQIEALKVETQYFVDCVEKGERPFNDGMAGLNVVRMLEAAGKSLSQKGGIVNL
- a CDS encoding DegT/DnrJ/EryC1/StrS family aminotransferase gives rise to the protein MPIPIPFLDLITPHKELEQELMEAVRNTIRTAHFIGGPEVEGFEKEFATFCQTMHCVGVSSGTDAVRFALMAAGVGKGDIVVTVPNTFIATTEAITQAGATIAFVDIDERTYNMDPEKLRQYLESHPDAPIKAVLPVHLYGQMANMDPILELAEKHNLMVIEDSCQAHGAEYFSRKENRWCRAGSMGKAAAFSFYPGKNLGACGEAGAVTTNDPAIAQKIRMLRDHGQAKKYFHDMEGYNGRLDAIQAGMLRIKLRHLPEWNKQRREAAQRYATLLPGVKGITIPYEPDWSKAIYHLYIVRVPDRDSRQKRLTDQGISTGLHYPYPLHLQKAYAHLGYSVGTFSITEQVSRDLLSLPMYPTLSKREQLQITAALSEPAAKSATA
- a CDS encoding N-acetyltransferase, which produces MSEYQCIAPDVKLGQNVKMSKFINLYGCTIGDNVKLGAFVEIQKNAFIGNNCKISSHTFICEGVTIEDDVFIGHSVAFINDTYPRATTAGQLQTESDWKVEKTLVKRGASIGSGATILAKVTIGENAIVGAGAIVTKDVPANTIVAGNPAKILRRVDK
- a CDS encoding sugar transferase, whose translation is MILDLTTLNGSAPPPRISEICAAIRAETRDTDLYGWYKFSSAIGVIFTTLRTADRATIQSALAGKTDRALHEVLPPAEVRKVAISFHFFPEEIDKNTPAFKSDEKLYPDLRDQKRSRVAFHFFKRTIDILGSLVALIIFSPLFLVISISVKLTSNGPVLFKQRRIGKFGKEFAFLKFRTMHVNTSHEIHEQYIRKLIEQDKGIAAAGKAGPVYKIVNDPRVTRIGHFLRKSSLDELPQFLNVLKGDMSLVGPRPPIPYEVTHYRSWHKRRVIEVKPGITGLWQVYGRSKTTFDEMVRLDIRYIKNQSGWLDFKIVLKTPGAVFSGSGAY